The following coding sequences are from one Streptomyces venezuelae window:
- the dnaJ gene encoding molecular chaperone DnaJ, giving the protein MATDYYAVLGVRRDASQDEIKKAFRRLARELHPDVNPDPKTQERFKEINAAYEVLSDPQKKQVYDLGGDPLSQAGGGGGAGGFGAGGFGNFSDIMDAFFGTASQRGPRSRTRRGQDAMIRLEIDLEEAAFGTTKDIQVDTAVVCTTCSGEGAAPGTSAQTCDMCRGRGEVSQVTRSFLGQVMTSRPCPQCQGFGTVVPTPCPECAGDGRIRSRRTLTVKIPAGVDNGTRIQLAGEGEVGPGGGPAGDLYVEIHELPHAVFQRRGDDLHCTVTIPMTAAALGTKVPLETLDGLEEIDIRPGTQSGQSVPLHGRGITHLRGGGRGDLIVHVEVLTPTKLDPEQERLLRELAKMRGEERPTGQFQPGQQGLFSRLKDAFNGR; this is encoded by the coding sequence GTGGCCACGGACTACTACGCCGTACTCGGCGTGCGCCGCGACGCTTCCCAGGACGAGATCAAGAAGGCCTTCCGGAGGCTGGCGCGTGAGCTTCACCCGGACGTGAATCCGGACCCGAAGACTCAGGAGCGCTTCAAGGAGATCAACGCCGCGTACGAGGTGTTGTCGGACCCGCAGAAGAAGCAGGTCTACGACCTCGGCGGCGACCCGCTGTCCCAGGCGGGCGGCGGCGGAGGCGCGGGTGGCTTCGGCGCCGGCGGCTTCGGCAACTTCTCCGACATCATGGACGCGTTCTTCGGGACGGCGTCGCAGCGCGGGCCGCGTTCGCGCACGCGCCGTGGCCAGGACGCCATGATCCGCCTGGAGATCGACCTCGAAGAGGCCGCCTTCGGGACCACCAAGGACATCCAGGTCGACACGGCCGTCGTCTGTACGACCTGTAGTGGTGAGGGTGCCGCGCCCGGTACCTCCGCCCAGACCTGTGACATGTGCCGCGGTCGCGGCGAGGTGTCCCAGGTCACGCGGTCCTTCCTCGGTCAGGTCATGACCTCGCGGCCCTGCCCGCAGTGCCAGGGGTTCGGCACGGTCGTGCCGACGCCGTGCCCCGAGTGCGCGGGCGACGGACGGATCCGCTCGCGGCGGACCCTGACGGTCAAGATCCCGGCCGGTGTCGACAACGGCACGCGGATCCAGCTCGCGGGCGAGGGCGAGGTCGGCCCCGGCGGAGGCCCCGCCGGTGACCTGTACGTCGAGATCCACGAGCTGCCGCACGCCGTCTTCCAGCGGCGCGGCGACGACCTGCACTGCACGGTGACGATCCCCATGACCGCGGCGGCCCTCGGCACGAAGGTGCCGCTGGAGACGCTCGACGGCCTGGAGGAGATCGACATCCGTCCCGGCACGCAGTCGGGGCAGTCCGTCCCGCTGCACGGGCGCGGCATCACGCATCTGCGGGGCGGCGGTCGCGGTGACCTCATCGTGCACGTCGAGGTCCTCACGCCGACGAAGCTCGACCCCGAGCAGGAGCGGTTGCTGCGGGAGCTGGCGAAGATGCGGGGGGAGGAACGGCCCACGGGGCAGTTCCAGCCCGGTCAGCAGGGCCTGTTCTCCCGCCTCAAGGACGCGTTCAACGGGCGGTAG
- a CDS encoding 16S rRNA (uracil(1498)-N(3))-methyltransferase, whose amino-acid sequence MTAPVFVVEHFDAGDGGRYVLDGPEGRHAVSVKRLRAGEDVVLTDGAGRWTECVVVDTEGKDRLIVHMDSVAEEPAQSPRITVVQALPKGDRGELAVETMTETGVDAVVPWTASRCITQWKGERGLKALAKWRATAREAGKQSRRVRFPEVADAASTKQVAALLADADFAAVLHEEGSSDPLATAELPTAGHIVLVVGPEGGVSPEELAVFAESGAKPYRLGRSVLRTSTAGTAATALLLGRTGRWS is encoded by the coding sequence ATGACCGCCCCGGTTTTCGTCGTCGAGCACTTCGACGCGGGTGACGGCGGACGCTATGTGCTCGACGGGCCGGAGGGACGGCACGCCGTCTCCGTGAAGCGGCTGCGCGCCGGTGAGGACGTCGTCCTGACCGACGGCGCCGGGCGCTGGACCGAGTGCGTGGTCGTGGACACCGAGGGCAAGGACCGGCTGATCGTCCACATGGACTCCGTCGCCGAGGAGCCCGCGCAGTCGCCCCGCATCACCGTCGTCCAGGCCCTGCCGAAGGGCGACCGCGGCGAACTCGCCGTGGAGACCATGACGGAGACGGGCGTCGACGCCGTCGTGCCGTGGACCGCGTCGCGCTGCATCACGCAGTGGAAGGGCGAGCGCGGCCTCAAGGCCCTCGCCAAGTGGCGGGCCACCGCGCGCGAGGCGGGCAAGCAGTCGCGCCGGGTCCGCTTCCCCGAGGTCGCCGACGCCGCGTCGACGAAGCAGGTCGCCGCGCTCCTCGCGGACGCCGACTTCGCTGCCGTCCTGCACGAGGAGGGCAGCAGCGACCCGCTGGCCACGGCGGAACTCCCCACCGCCGGGCACATCGTGCTGGTCGTCGGGCCCGAAGGGGGTGTGTCGCCGGAGGAGCTCGCGGTGTTCGCCGAGTCGGGCGCGAAGCCGTACCGGCTCGGGCGTAGCGTGTTGCGCACGTCGACCGCCGGGACCGCGGCGACGGCGCTCCTCCTCGGACGCACCGGCCGCTGGTCCTGA
- a CDS encoding adenosine deaminase, which translates to MPIPKAELHLHIEGTLEPELAFALAARNGVELPYADTEELRKAYLFDDLQSFLNLYYSLMAVLRTEADFEELADAYLARAAAQGVRHAEIFFDPQAHTARGVPIGTVVEGLARALDRSEERHGVSTRLIMCFLRDQSAESAMGTLEAAEPYLHRIIGIGLDSAEVGHPPAKFKEVYEAAAARGLRLVAHAGEEGPPAYITEALDVLRVERIDHGLRCVEDPELVERLVRDRVPLTLCPLSNVRLRTIDVLEDHPLPRMLDAGLMCTVNSDDPAYFGGYADDNFHAVREALGLDPERLRTLARNSFLASFLDRDAADEALRAKYLAEVDAYSFD; encoded by the coding sequence ATGCCGATCCCCAAGGCCGAACTCCACCTCCACATCGAAGGCACCCTCGAACCCGAGCTCGCCTTCGCGCTCGCCGCACGCAACGGCGTCGAACTCCCGTACGCCGACACCGAAGAGCTCCGCAAGGCCTACCTCTTCGACGACCTCCAGTCCTTCCTGAACCTCTACTACAGCCTGATGGCCGTGCTGCGCACCGAGGCCGACTTCGAGGAACTGGCGGACGCCTACCTCGCCCGCGCCGCCGCGCAGGGCGTCCGGCACGCGGAGATCTTCTTCGACCCGCAGGCCCACACCGCACGCGGCGTCCCCATCGGCACCGTCGTCGAGGGCCTCGCCCGCGCCCTGGACCGCAGCGAGGAACGGCACGGCGTCTCCACGCGCCTCATCATGTGCTTCCTGCGAGACCAGTCCGCCGAGTCCGCGATGGGGACGCTGGAGGCCGCCGAACCGTACCTCCACCGCATCATCGGCATCGGCCTGGACTCCGCCGAGGTCGGCCACCCGCCGGCGAAGTTCAAGGAGGTGTACGAGGCGGCCGCCGCCCGCGGCCTGCGCCTCGTCGCCCACGCGGGGGAGGAGGGCCCGCCCGCGTACATCACGGAGGCCCTCGACGTCCTGCGTGTCGAGCGCATCGACCACGGGCTGCGCTGCGTGGAGGACCCGGAACTGGTGGAGCGCCTGGTCCGCGACCGCGTCCCGCTCACGCTCTGCCCGCTCTCCAACGTCCGGCTCCGCACCATCGACGTCCTGGAGGACCACCCGCTGCCGCGGATGCTCGACGCGGGCCTCATGTGCACGGTCAACTCCGACGACCCGGCCTACTTCGGCGGGTACGCGGACGACAACTTCCACGCCGTGCGCGAGGCCCTCGGCCTCGACCCGGAGCGGCTGCGCACGCTGGCCCGCAACTCCTTCCTGGCGAGCTTCCTCGACCGGGACGCGGCGGACGAGGCGCTGCGGGCGAAGTACCTCGCCGAGGTCGACGCCTATTCCTTCGACTGA
- the hrcA gene encoding heat-inducible transcriptional repressor HrcA: protein MLSERRLEVLRAIVHDYVGTEEPVGSKALTERHRLGVSPATVRNDMAVLEEEGFIAQPHTSAGRIPTDKGYRLFVDKLAGVKPMTAPERRAIQNFLDGAVDLDDVVGRTVRLLAQLTRQVAVVQYPSLTRSTVRHVELLSLAPARLMLVLITDTGRVEQRMIDCPAPFGESALADLRARLNSRVAGRRFADVPQLVQDLPEAFEAEDRGTVATVLSTLLETLVEETEERLMIGGTANLTRFGHDFPLTIRPVLEALEEQVVLLKLLGEVQDSGMAVRIGHENAHEGLSSTSVVSVGYGSGSEAVAKLGVVGPTRMDYPGTMGAVRAVARYVGQILAES from the coding sequence ATGCTCAGTGAACGCAGGCTCGAGGTGCTGCGCGCCATCGTCCATGACTACGTGGGGACGGAGGAGCCCGTCGGCTCCAAGGCGCTCACCGAGCGCCACCGTCTGGGGGTCTCCCCGGCCACCGTCCGCAACGACATGGCGGTGCTGGAGGAGGAAGGGTTCATCGCCCAGCCGCACACCAGCGCGGGGCGCATCCCGACCGACAAGGGCTACCGCCTCTTCGTCGACAAACTCGCGGGCGTCAAGCCGATGACCGCGCCCGAGCGGCGCGCCATCCAGAACTTCCTCGACGGCGCCGTCGACCTCGACGACGTCGTGGGGCGCACGGTGCGGCTGCTCGCGCAGCTCACCCGGCAGGTCGCCGTCGTGCAGTACCCGTCGCTCACACGGTCGACGGTGCGGCACGTGGAGCTGCTCTCGCTGGCCCCCGCCCGGCTGATGCTCGTGTTGATCACGGACACGGGCCGGGTCGAACAGCGCATGATCGACTGCCCGGCGCCGTTCGGCGAGAGCGCGCTCGCGGACCTGCGGGCCCGGCTGAACAGCAGGGTGGCGGGGCGTCGCTTCGCCGATGTGCCACAGTTGGTGCAGGACCTTCCCGAGGCCTTCGAGGCCGAGGACCGCGGCACCGTCGCGACGGTCCTTTCCACCCTCCTCGAGACGCTCGTGGAGGAGACGGAGGAGCGGTTGATGATCGGCGGCACCGCCAATCTCACCCGCTTCGGACATGACTTTCCCCTCACCATCCGGCCCGTTCTCGAAGCCCTTGAGGAGCAGGTCGTGCTCCTCAAGTTGCTTGGGGAAGTGCAGGATTCGGGCATGGCCGTACGGATCGGTCACGAGAACGCCCATGAGGGGCTCAGCTCCACGTCCGTGGTCTCGGTCGGCTACGGTTCGGGAAGCGAGGCAGTCGCCAAACTCGGCGTGGTCGGACCGACCCGCATGGACTATCCGGGAACGATGGGAGCAGTACGCGCAGTGGCACGTTACGTCGGACAGATCCTGGCGGAGTCGTAA
- a CDS encoding S41 family peptidase translates to MTEAAHRAYLRFPHIHGELLTFAAEDDVWVAPLDGGRAWRVSADDTPVNHPRISPDGTTVAWTSTRDGAPEVHIAPVDGGPSKRLTYWGCWRTAVRGWTPDGRVLAVSATGQASLRRGWARAVPLDGGPATTLPYGPVGDAVHGADGQVLVLSAPMGREAAWWKRYRGGTAGKLWIRRADGDGDAGGATPDDGEPRFVRVHEDLDGNIEYPLFVGGRIAFLSDHEGVGALYSSLPDGSDLRRHTPLDGFYARHAATDGTRVVYMSAGELWLLDDLSDAEPRRVGLRLGGQRTDLQPHPVSAARWFGAAAPDHTGRGSAVSVRGSVHWVTHREGPARALAAEHGVRARLPRTFRVQGEEHVVWVTDAEGDEALEFAPATGSAPGATPRRLAAGQLGRVLGLAVAPDGSRAAVASHDGRVLLVERESGEVREVDRSEDGEATGLVFSPDSAWLAWSHPGPRPLRQLKLANTADLSVAEATPLRFRDYAPAFTLDGKHLAFLSARSFDPVYDAHVFDLAFVGGSRPYLITLAATTPSPFGPQRHGRPFDAQDGAETPDSEGAPVTRIDFDGLADRIVPFPVEAARYSTLRAAKDGLLWLRHPVRGVLGASRATPHDPEPRTELERYDFAERRVEELSADADHFAVTGDGKRILLWTDGKLKVVPSDRRASGDEDSASNITVDLTRIRHTVDPAAEWRQMYDETGRLMRDNFWRPDMGGVDWHGVLERYRPVLDRVATHDDLVDLLWEVHGELGTSHAYVTPRGGGGGALRQGLLGADLARGEDGLWRIARILPSETSDPDAQSPLAAPGVAVRPGDAVVEVNGRTVDPVTGPGPLLVGTAGKAVELTISPSGGGDPRHAVVVPVDDEEPLRYHAWVADRRAYVHERSGGRLGYLHVPDMQAPGWAQIHRDLRVEVAREGLVVDVRENRGGHTSQLVVEKLARRVVGWDLPRGSRPFSYPADAPRGPVVAVANEFSGSDGDIVNAAIRALGIGPVVGTRTWGGVIGIDSRYHLVDGTLVTQPKYAFWLEGEGWGVENHGVEPDVEVVTTPDDHAAARDPQLDEAVRIALAALAQNPAKTPPELPGAGAE, encoded by the coding sequence GTGACAGAGGCAGCGCACCGCGCATATCTCCGGTTCCCGCACATCCACGGCGAGTTGCTCACGTTCGCGGCAGAGGACGACGTCTGGGTCGCGCCCCTCGACGGGGGCCGGGCCTGGCGGGTCAGCGCCGACGACACACCCGTGAACCATCCACGCATATCCCCGGACGGCACGACAGTCGCCTGGACCTCCACGCGCGACGGGGCCCCCGAGGTGCACATCGCACCCGTCGACGGCGGCCCCTCCAAGAGGCTGACGTACTGGGGGTGTTGGCGTACCGCCGTGCGCGGCTGGACCCCCGACGGGCGGGTCCTCGCCGTCAGCGCGACGGGACAGGCCTCCCTGCGCCGCGGCTGGGCGCGAGCCGTACCGCTCGACGGCGGCCCCGCCACCACCCTGCCGTACGGTCCCGTCGGCGACGCCGTCCACGGCGCCGACGGGCAGGTCCTGGTGCTCTCCGCCCCGATGGGCCGGGAGGCAGCCTGGTGGAAGCGGTACCGGGGCGGCACCGCGGGCAAGCTGTGGATCCGGCGCGCCGACGGGGACGGTGACGCGGGCGGCGCGACTCCCGACGACGGAGAGCCCCGTTTCGTGCGCGTCCACGAAGACCTCGACGGCAACATCGAGTACCCCCTCTTCGTCGGCGGGCGCATCGCCTTCCTCTCCGACCACGAAGGCGTCGGCGCCCTCTACTCCTCCCTGCCCGACGGCTCCGACCTGCGCCGCCACACCCCCCTCGACGGCTTCTACGCGCGCCACGCGGCCACCGACGGCACCCGCGTCGTCTACATGTCCGCGGGTGAACTCTGGCTCCTCGACGACCTGTCGGACGCCGAACCCCGCCGCGTCGGCCTGCGCCTCGGCGGCCAGCGCACCGACCTCCAACCGCACCCCGTGAGCGCCGCCCGCTGGTTCGGGGCCGCCGCGCCCGACCACACCGGACGCGGCAGCGCCGTCTCCGTGCGCGGCTCCGTCCACTGGGTCACGCACCGCGAGGGCCCCGCCCGCGCGCTCGCCGCCGAACACGGGGTGCGCGCCCGGCTGCCGCGTACGTTCCGCGTGCAGGGCGAGGAGCACGTCGTGTGGGTCACGGACGCGGAGGGCGACGAGGCCCTGGAGTTCGCACCCGCCACCGGTTCCGCGCCCGGCGCCACCCCGCGCAGGCTCGCCGCGGGACAGCTCGGCCGGGTCCTCGGGCTCGCCGTCGCCCCCGACGGCTCCCGCGCCGCCGTCGCCTCGCACGACGGGCGCGTGCTGCTCGTCGAGCGCGAGAGCGGCGAGGTCCGCGAGGTCGACCGGAGCGAGGACGGCGAGGCGACCGGGCTCGTCTTCTCGCCCGACTCCGCCTGGCTCGCCTGGTCCCACCCCGGCCCGCGCCCGCTGCGGCAGCTGAAGCTCGCCAACACCGCCGACCTGTCGGTGGCGGAGGCGACGCCGCTGCGCTTCCGCGACTACGCGCCCGCGTTCACCCTCGACGGCAAGCACCTCGCGTTCCTCTCCGCCCGCTCCTTCGACCCGGTCTACGACGCGCACGTCTTCGACCTCGCCTTCGTCGGCGGATCGCGCCCGTACCTGATCACGCTCGCCGCGACCACGCCGTCCCCCTTCGGACCGCAGCGCCACGGCAGGCCCTTCGACGCGCAGGACGGCGCCGAGACCCCCGACAGCGAGGGCGCGCCCGTCACCCGCATCGACTTCGACGGACTCGCCGACCGCATCGTGCCGTTCCCCGTCGAGGCCGCCCGCTACAGCACGCTGCGGGCCGCGAAGGACGGCCTGCTCTGGCTGCGCCACCCGGTGCGCGGCGTCCTCGGCGCCTCCCGCGCCACGCCGCACGACCCGGAACCGAGGACCGAACTGGAGCGGTACGACTTCGCGGAGCGCCGCGTCGAGGAACTGTCCGCGGACGCCGACCACTTCGCGGTCACCGGCGACGGCAAGCGGATCCTGCTGTGGACCGACGGCAAGCTGAAGGTCGTGCCCAGCGACCGGCGCGCGTCCGGCGACGAGGACAGCGCGTCGAACATCACCGTCGACCTCACCCGCATCCGCCACACCGTCGACCCGGCCGCCGAGTGGCGGCAGATGTACGACGAGACGGGCCGCCTCATGCGGGACAACTTCTGGCGGCCCGACATGGGCGGCGTCGACTGGCACGGCGTACTGGAGCGCTACCGTCCCGTCCTCGACCGCGTCGCCACCCACGACGACCTCGTCGACCTGCTGTGGGAGGTGCACGGCGAACTCGGCACGTCGCACGCCTACGTCACGCCGCGCGGCGGCGGGGGCGGGGCGCTCCGGCAGGGGCTCCTCGGCGCGGACCTCGCGCGCGGCGAGGACGGGCTGTGGCGCATCGCCCGGATCCTGCCCTCGGAGACGTCCGACCCGGACGCGCAGTCGCCGCTCGCCGCGCCCGGCGTCGCGGTCCGCCCCGGTGACGCGGTCGTCGAGGTCAACGGCAGGACGGTCGACCCCGTCACCGGGCCTGGCCCGCTCCTCGTGGGCACCGCGGGCAAAGCCGTCGAGTTGACGATCTCGCCGTCGGGCGGCGGCGATCCGCGGCACGCCGTGGTCGTCCCCGTCGACGACGAGGAGCCACTGCGCTACCACGCCTGGGTCGCCGACCGGCGGGCGTACGTCCACGAACGCTCGGGAGGCCGCCTCGGCTATCTCCACGTGCCCGACATGCAGGCGCCCGGCTGGGCGCAGATCCACCGCGACCTGCGCGTCGAGGTCGCCCGCGAGGGCCTGGTCGTGGACGTCAGGGAGAACCGCGGCGGGCACACCTCGCAGCTCGTCGTGGAGAAGCTGGCGCGCCGCGTCGTCGGCTGGGACCTGCCCCGCGGTTCCCGCCCGTTCAGCTACCCGGCGGACGCGCCGCGCGGCCCGGTCGTCGCCGTCGCCAACGAGTTCTCCGGCTCCGACGGCGACATCGTCAACGCCGCGATCAGGGCACTCGGCATCGGACCCGTGGTGGGCACCCGCACGTGGGGCGGCGTCATCGGCATCGACAGCCGCTACCACCTGGTCGACGGGACGCTGGTGACACAGCCCAAGTACGCGTTCTGGCTGGAGGGCGAGGGCTGGGGCGTCGAGAACCACGGCGTCGAACCGGACGTCGAGGTCGTCACCACCCCGGACGACCATGCGGCGGCCCGCGACCCGCAGCTGGACGAGGCGGTACGCATCGCACTGGCCGCACTGGCGCAGAACCCGGCGAAGACGCCCCCGGAGCTGCCGGGCGCGGGCGCGGAGTGA
- a CDS encoding histidine triad nucleotide-binding protein — MAGEAQSDCLFCKIVAGEVPATVVRETETTVAFRDINPQAPTHVLVIPKAHYPDAASLAAAEPVIAADVLREAGEVAAQEAADSYRIVFNTGSGAGQTVWHAHAHVLGGRGLQWPPG, encoded by the coding sequence ATGGCGGGCGAAGCGCAAAGCGACTGTCTGTTCTGCAAGATCGTCGCGGGTGAGGTGCCGGCGACCGTCGTCCGGGAGACCGAGACGACCGTGGCTTTCCGTGACATCAACCCGCAGGCGCCGACCCACGTCCTGGTGATCCCCAAGGCGCACTATCCGGACGCCGCGTCGCTCGCCGCCGCCGAGCCGGTGATCGCCGCGGACGTGCTCCGGGAGGCGGGTGAGGTCGCCGCGCAGGAAGCGGCCGACAGTTACCGCATCGTCTTCAACACGGGGTCCGGCGCGGGCCAGACCGTCTGGCACGCGCACGCGCACGTCCTGGGCGGCCGCGGCCTCCAGTGGCCCCCCGGATAG
- a CDS encoding ribonuclease Z, translated as MSARELVVLGTASQVPTRHRNHNGYVLLWDGQGIMFDPGEGTQRQMLRAGVAAHDLHRICVTHFHGDHSLGLAGVIQRINLDRVPHPVTAHYPASGQRFFDRLRYATAYRETVRLTEAPVAADGPLDVTPAYTLDAMRLSHPVESYGYRLTEPDGRRMLPELLAEHGIGGPDVGRLQKEGSLRGVTVEEVSEVRRGQRFAFVMDTRLCDGVHALAEGCDMLVIESTFLDEDEQLASDHGHLTAGQAARVAVEAGVRHLVLTHFSQRYPDPGLYEQQARAAGYDGELTVARDLLRVPLPKRT; from the coding sequence TTGTCCGCACGTGAACTGGTGGTGCTCGGCACCGCCAGCCAGGTCCCCACCCGCCACCGCAACCACAACGGCTACGTCCTGCTCTGGGACGGCCAGGGCATCATGTTCGACCCCGGCGAGGGCACGCAGCGCCAGATGCTGCGCGCCGGGGTCGCCGCCCACGACCTGCACCGGATCTGCGTCACGCACTTCCACGGCGACCACTCCCTGGGCCTGGCCGGCGTGATCCAGCGCATCAACCTCGACCGGGTCCCGCACCCCGTCACCGCCCATTACCCGGCGTCGGGCCAGCGGTTCTTCGACCGGCTGCGGTACGCGACGGCGTATCGGGAAACCGTGCGGCTCACCGAGGCGCCGGTCGCCGCCGACGGGCCCCTGGACGTCACGCCCGCGTACACCCTCGACGCGATGAGGCTCTCCCACCCCGTCGAGTCGTACGGCTACCGCCTCACCGAGCCCGACGGGCGCCGCATGCTGCCCGAGCTCCTCGCCGAGCACGGGATCGGCGGGCCCGACGTGGGCCGGCTCCAGAAGGAGGGCAGCCTGCGCGGCGTGACCGTCGAAGAGGTCAGCGAAGTACGCCGCGGACAGCGCTTCGCCTTCGTGATGGACACCCGGCTCTGCGACGGCGTGCACGCCCTCGCGGAAGGCTGCGACATGCTCGTCATCGAGTCGACGTTCCTCGACGAGGACGAGCAACTCGCCAGTGATCACGGCCACTTGACCGCTGGGCAGGCTGCCCGCGTCGCCGTCGAGGCGGGCGTCCGCCACCTCGTCCTCACCCACTTCAGCCAGCGTTACCCCGACCCCGGCCTCTACGAGCAGCAGGCCCGCGCCGCCGGGTACGACGGCGAACTCACCGTCGCCCGCGACCTGTTGCGCGTACCCCTCCCCAAACGAACCTGA
- a CDS encoding nitronate monooxygenase, with protein sequence MSSALTELCRLPIVQAPMAGGASGPALAGAVAEAGGLGFLAAGYKTADGMYQEIKQLRGITSRPFGVNLFMPQPDTADAAAVEVYRNQLAGEATWYETELGDPDSGRDDGYDAKLAILLDDPVPLVSFTFGCPTRDVLDAFARVNTLTVVTVTTAEEAQTAQWAGADAVCVQGIEAGGHQGTHKDNPEADGAGIGLLSLITQVRETVQIPVVAAGGLMRGAQIAAVLAAGADAAQLGTAFLVTPESGANPLHKQAMTNPLFVRTELTRAFSGRPARGLVNRFMREHGPYAPAAYPQVHHLTSALRKAAAKAGDAQAMALWAGQGHRLARELPAGQLVEVLAAELVEARTKAASDAEGAA encoded by the coding sequence ATGTCCTCCGCACTGACCGAGCTCTGTCGTCTTCCGATCGTGCAGGCCCCCATGGCGGGCGGGGCCTCCGGGCCCGCGCTGGCCGGGGCCGTCGCCGAGGCCGGAGGGCTCGGGTTCCTCGCTGCCGGGTACAAGACCGCCGACGGGATGTACCAGGAGATCAAACAGCTTCGGGGGATCACCTCGCGGCCCTTCGGCGTCAACCTGTTCATGCCGCAGCCCGACACCGCGGACGCCGCGGCCGTCGAGGTGTACCGCAACCAGCTCGCCGGCGAGGCCACCTGGTACGAGACGGAGCTCGGCGACCCGGACAGCGGGCGCGACGACGGGTACGACGCCAAGCTGGCGATCCTGCTCGACGACCCCGTGCCGCTCGTCTCCTTCACCTTCGGCTGCCCCACCCGTGACGTCCTCGACGCCTTCGCCCGCGTCAACACGCTGACCGTCGTCACCGTCACCACCGCGGAGGAGGCCCAGACCGCCCAGTGGGCGGGCGCCGACGCCGTGTGCGTCCAGGGCATCGAGGCGGGTGGGCACCAGGGGACACACAAGGACAATCCCGAGGCCGACGGGGCAGGGATCGGGTTGCTGTCCCTGATCACGCAGGTCCGCGAGACCGTGCAGATTCCCGTCGTCGCCGCCGGCGGGCTCATGCGCGGCGCGCAGATCGCCGCCGTGCTCGCCGCGGGCGCCGACGCCGCGCAGCTCGGCACCGCCTTCCTCGTCACCCCCGAGTCGGGCGCCAACCCGCTCCACAAGCAGGCCATGACCAATCCGCTGTTCGTGCGGACCGAGCTGACCCGGGCGTTCTCCGGGCGCCCCGCGCGCGGCCTCGTCAACCGGTTCATGCGCGAGCACGGCCCGTACGCCCCCGCCGCCTACCCGCAGGTCCACCACCTCACCAGCGCCCTGCGCAAGGCCGCGGCGAAGGCAGGGGACGCGCAGGCCATGGCGCTCTGGGCCGGGCAGGGCCACCGACTCGCCCGCGAGCTGCCCGCCGGACAGCTCGTCGAGGTCCTCGCCGCCGAACTCGTCGAGGCGAGGACGAAGGCCGCGTCGGACGCGGAGGGCGCCGCATGA
- a CDS encoding VOC family protein, protein MELAQVRLLVADFPACYRFYGEVLGLKPQSGAQDGPYEKFSPAVGSAGIALQDRAMMAGLLGELADAATGHRSLVVLRVDDLDAYCAEIVGRGAVLAHGPAPMTERMRVAHLKDPEGNLVELQEWLLLRT, encoded by the coding sequence TTGGAACTCGCCCAGGTGCGTCTGCTCGTCGCGGACTTCCCCGCCTGCTACCGCTTCTACGGCGAAGTGCTGGGCCTCAAGCCCCAGTCGGGCGCCCAGGACGGACCGTACGAGAAGTTCAGCCCCGCCGTCGGCTCGGCCGGCATCGCGCTGCAGGACCGGGCGATGATGGCCGGCCTGCTCGGCGAGCTGGCCGACGCGGCGACCGGGCACCGCTCGCTGGTGGTGCTCAGGGTCGACGACCTGGACGCGTACTGCGCGGAGATCGTCGGACGAGGGGCGGTCCTCGCGCACGGGCCCGCGCCCATGACGGAGCGCATGCGGGTCGCCCACCTCAAGGACCCCGAGGGCAACCTGGTGGAGTTGCAGGAGTGGCTGCTGCTGCGCACCTGA
- a CDS encoding MBL fold metallo-hydrolase — protein MTPAWEAAGWERLAPRVGRCRLPVWDCTAGLVVGDDAALLIEAGSSLAEGAALRTQARRILGGDRRVTHLALTHPHFDHVLGAAAFAGVEVYGAVGIDTVFARGGDELREDAVRHGLDPDAAAEAADLLVRPHHLVCGEWTLDLGGDVRVLLANLGPGHSGHDLAVLVPGTGGGREVVFCGDLVEESGEPQAGPDAAPNHWPAALDRLLDLGGEDALYVPGHGATVDAAFVRAQRATLAARFGVS, from the coding sequence GTGACGCCGGCATGGGAAGCGGCGGGCTGGGAGCGGCTCGCACCGCGCGTGGGACGGTGCCGTCTGCCCGTCTGGGACTGCACGGCGGGGCTCGTCGTCGGCGACGACGCGGCCCTCCTGATCGAGGCGGGGTCGAGCCTCGCGGAGGGTGCGGCGCTGCGCACGCAGGCCCGGCGCATTCTGGGCGGCGACCGCAGGGTCACCCACCTCGCGCTGACGCACCCGCACTTCGACCACGTCCTCGGAGCGGCGGCGTTCGCGGGCGTGGAGGTGTACGGGGCGGTGGGCATCGACACGGTCTTCGCCAGGGGCGGCGACGAGCTGCGCGAGGACGCCGTGCGGCATGGTCTGGACCCGGACGCGGCGGCTGAGGCGGCCGACCTCCTGGTCCGCCCGCACCACCTGGTGTGCGGGGAGTGGACGCTGGACCTCGGCGGCGACGTGCGGGTGCTGCTCGCCAACCTCGGGCCCGGCCACTCCGGCCACGACCTCGCGGTCCTCGTGCCCGGCACCGGGGGCGGCCGGGAGGTCGTCTTCTGCGGCGACCTCGTGGAGGAGTCGGGTGAGCCGCAGGCGGGCCCGGACGCGGCGCCGAACCACTGGCCCGCGGCGCTCGACCGCCTCCTGGACCTGGGGGGCGAGGACGCGCTCTACGTACCCGGGCACGGCGCGACGGTGGATGCGGCTTTTGTCCGTGCCCAACGCGCCACACTGGCCGCCCGCTTCGGCGTGTCGTGA